The following are encoded in a window of Longimicrobium terrae genomic DNA:
- a CDS encoding NfeD family protein encodes MMQPVDPPPFHAVLGMAGWAPMLVLLAGLVLLCVEVFALPGFGVSGIMGVLALLAGAVLLIAGPLPGVADVTLATFAVLSALAMLAVGTWAVLATRRGDYHAIFGGSLERERGYVSAPPRPELEGAEGVALTDLRPAGAAQIGGERLDVVSDAGWIGAGTPLRILRSDGYRTVVRPLAPREADARD; translated from the coding sequence ATGATGCAGCCTGTTGATCCACCGCCGTTCCACGCCGTCCTGGGGATGGCGGGCTGGGCGCCCATGCTGGTGCTGCTGGCCGGGCTGGTGCTGCTGTGCGTGGAAGTGTTCGCCCTTCCCGGCTTTGGCGTGTCGGGGATCATGGGGGTGCTGGCGCTGCTCGCGGGCGCCGTGCTCCTGATCGCGGGGCCCCTTCCCGGCGTGGCGGACGTCACCCTGGCCACCTTTGCCGTCCTTTCCGCGCTGGCCATGCTGGCCGTGGGCACGTGGGCCGTGCTGGCCACCCGGCGCGGCGACTACCACGCGATCTTTGGCGGATCGCTGGAGCGCGAGCGGGGCTACGTCTCCGCCCCGCCGCGGCCGGAACTGGAAGGCGCAGAGGGCGTGGCGCTCACGGATCTGCGTCCCGCGGGCGCCGCGCAGATCGGCGGCGAGCGGCTGGACGTGGTGAGCGACGCGGGATGGATCGGCGCGGGAACGCCGCTGCGCATCCTTCGCTCCGACGGCTACCGCACCGTCGTGCGCCCGCTCGCCCCGCGCGAAGCGGACGCGCGGGACTGA
- the floA gene encoding flotillin-like protein FloA (flotillin-like protein involved in membrane lipid rafts): protein MDGLAAGSALILVFFAIIAFFVLITLIPVGLWVQAWTSGVYVPFVQLIGMRFRRVSPGRIVNPLITARKAGVRLEVDELEGHYLAGGNVERVVQALIAADKAGIGLTFEQAAAIDLAGRDVLEAVQTSVNPKVISTPRVAAMAKDGIQLIAIARVTVRANINRLVGGAGEETILARVGEGIVSTIGSSISHAAVLENPDNISKTVLAKGLDAGTAFEILSIDIADVDVGKNIGAELQTDQAEADKRIAQARAEERRAMAVALEQENQARVVEARARVIEAEAQVPMAIAEAFRNGNLGVMDYARYQNVQSDTGMRRALAGPSAPGGQGGGPQGS from the coding sequence ATGGATGGACTCGCCGCAGGCAGTGCGCTGATCCTCGTCTTCTTCGCCATCATCGCCTTCTTTGTCCTCATCACCCTGATCCCCGTGGGGCTGTGGGTGCAGGCGTGGACGTCGGGCGTGTACGTGCCGTTCGTGCAGCTGATCGGCATGCGCTTCCGGCGGGTGAGCCCGGGGCGCATCGTCAATCCGCTCATCACCGCGCGCAAGGCCGGTGTGCGGCTGGAAGTGGATGAACTGGAAGGGCACTACCTGGCCGGCGGCAACGTGGAACGCGTCGTCCAGGCGCTGATCGCGGCCGACAAGGCCGGCATCGGCCTCACCTTCGAGCAGGCGGCCGCCATCGACCTGGCCGGGCGCGACGTGCTGGAGGCGGTGCAGACCTCCGTGAACCCCAAGGTCATCAGCACGCCGCGCGTGGCGGCCATGGCCAAGGACGGCATTCAGCTCATCGCCATCGCCCGCGTGACGGTGCGCGCCAACATCAACCGCCTCGTGGGCGGCGCGGGCGAGGAAACGATCCTGGCGCGCGTGGGCGAGGGCATCGTGTCCACCATCGGCTCGTCCATCAGCCACGCGGCGGTGCTGGAGAACCCCGACAACATCAGCAAGACGGTGCTGGCCAAGGGGCTGGACGCGGGGACGGCGTTCGAGATCCTGTCCATCGACATCGCCGACGTGGACGTGGGCAAGAACATCGGCGCGGAACTGCAGACGGACCAGGCCGAGGCCGACAAGCGCATCGCCCAGGCCCGCGCGGAGGAGCGGCGCGCCATGGCCGTGGCGCTGGAGCAGGAAAACCAGGCGCGGGTGGTGGAGGCGCGCGCCCGGGTCATCGAGGCCGAGGCGCAGGTGCCCATGGCCATCGCCGAGGCGTTCCGCAACGGCAACCTGGGGGTGATGGACTACGCGCGGTACCAGAACGTGCAGAGCGACACGGGGATGCGCCGCGCACTGGCCGGTCCTTCCGCGCCCGGCGGGCAGGGCGGCGGCCCGCAGGGGAGCTGA
- a CDS encoding TerC family protein, which translates to MLKGHVLPYVGFTVLVFIILAFDLGVMNRKAHVVKPKEAGLFAAFTMTLALIFAGLMWTGNLPVEGTGGQKHALEFLTGYLIELALSVDNIFVFVLIFAYFKVPPKYQHRVLFWGVLGALAMRGAMIAAGAILIARFEWIIYVFGAFLVYTGIKMATQDEMDVEPESNPALRLIRRIMPISNTYHEQHFFVKETVAGKLRWVATPLLVVLVLVETTDLIFAVDSIPAVFAVTRDPFLVYTSNVFAILCLRSLYFLLAGVIDKFHYLKLGLSIVLVFIGAKMLVVALHVHIPVLVSLLVVAGVLGGSVVASLMFPKQLEEHDEVTHDPLDESDDPPGPVLRGK; encoded by the coding sequence TTGCTGAAGGGACACGTTCTGCCCTACGTGGGCTTCACGGTGCTGGTGTTCATCATCCTGGCGTTTGACCTGGGTGTGATGAACCGCAAGGCGCACGTGGTAAAGCCGAAGGAAGCCGGCCTGTTCGCCGCCTTCACCATGACGCTGGCCCTGATCTTTGCCGGCCTCATGTGGACCGGCAACCTTCCCGTGGAAGGAACGGGGGGGCAGAAGCACGCCCTGGAGTTCCTGACCGGCTACCTGATCGAGCTGGCGCTGAGCGTGGACAACATCTTTGTCTTCGTTCTGATCTTCGCCTACTTCAAGGTGCCGCCCAAGTACCAGCACCGGGTGCTGTTCTGGGGCGTGCTGGGCGCCCTGGCCATGCGCGGCGCCATGATCGCGGCGGGGGCGATCCTGATCGCGCGCTTCGAGTGGATCATCTACGTGTTCGGCGCGTTCCTGGTGTACACCGGGATCAAGATGGCCACGCAGGACGAGATGGACGTGGAGCCGGAATCCAACCCGGCGCTGCGGCTGATCCGGCGCATCATGCCCATCTCCAACACGTACCACGAGCAGCATTTCTTCGTCAAGGAAACCGTAGCCGGAAAGCTGCGCTGGGTGGCCACGCCGCTGCTGGTGGTGCTGGTGCTGGTGGAAACGACGGACCTGATCTTTGCCGTCGACAGCATTCCCGCGGTGTTCGCAGTTACGCGCGACCCGTTCCTGGTGTACACCAGCAACGTGTTCGCCATCCTGTGCCTGCGGTCGCTGTACTTTCTGCTGGCCGGGGTGATCGACAAGTTCCACTACCTCAAGCTGGGGCTGTCGATCGTGCTGGTGTTCATCGGCGCCAAGATGCTGGTGGTGGCGCTGCACGTGCACATTCCGGTGCTGGTGTCGCTGCTGGTGGTGGCCGGGGTGCTGGGCGGGTCGGTGGTGGCGTCGCTCATGTTCCCCAAGCAGCTGGAGGAGCACGACGAGGTGACGCACGACCCGCTGGACGAGAGCGACGATCCGCCCGGGCCGGTGCTGCGCGGGAAGTAG
- a CDS encoding aminotransferase class V-fold PLP-dependent enzyme, whose product MHDTFQQLRDREFSRLDAEGHVYLDYTGAGLYAESQVRAHADFLCAGVFGNPHSRNPTSLAATQQCETARQRVLAYFNADPELYEVVFTLNASGALKLIGEAYPWEPGGRFLLTADNHNSVNGLREFASAHGADVRYVPMGPEMRLADVEAHLAGAGRRGHNLFAFPAQSNFSGVKHPLELVALAQEYGYHVVLDAAAYVPTNRLDLSTVTPDFVCVSFYKMFGFPTGVGVLLARRNALGELHRPWFAGGTVRFVSAQNQMHMAHVTGRAFEDGTLNYLGIAAVTTGLDFLEGIGIENVNAHVTRLAERMLNGLASMRHSNGEPMVRFYGPASMEGRGGTLAFNLLDPEGGLVDFRGVEQCANDAGISLRTGFFCNPGAAEFAFEYADEDAFRCINTLTAETFNIQVFSDCMSDHPVGAVRVSVGIASNEADVDRLMEVLGAFRDVAPDPLAALPALATAD is encoded by the coding sequence ATGCACGACACCTTCCAGCAGTTGCGCGATCGCGAGTTCAGCCGCCTGGACGCGGAGGGGCACGTCTACCTCGACTACACCGGCGCCGGGCTGTACGCCGAGTCGCAGGTGCGCGCCCACGCGGACTTTCTCTGCGCCGGCGTGTTCGGCAATCCGCATTCGCGAAACCCCACCTCGCTGGCCGCCACGCAGCAGTGCGAAACGGCCCGGCAGCGCGTGCTGGCGTACTTCAACGCCGATCCCGAGCTGTACGAAGTCGTGTTTACGCTCAACGCCAGTGGCGCGCTCAAGCTCATCGGCGAGGCGTACCCGTGGGAGCCGGGCGGCCGCTTTCTGCTGACGGCGGACAACCACAACAGCGTCAACGGCCTGCGGGAGTTCGCCTCGGCGCACGGCGCGGACGTGCGCTACGTGCCCATGGGTCCGGAGATGCGCCTGGCGGACGTGGAGGCGCACCTGGCCGGCGCGGGCCGCCGCGGGCACAATCTGTTCGCCTTTCCCGCGCAGTCCAACTTCTCGGGCGTAAAGCATCCGCTGGAGCTGGTGGCGCTGGCGCAGGAGTACGGCTACCACGTGGTGCTGGACGCGGCGGCGTACGTCCCCACCAACCGGCTGGACCTGAGCACGGTCACGCCGGACTTCGTGTGCGTGTCGTTCTACAAGATGTTCGGCTTTCCCACCGGGGTGGGCGTGCTGCTGGCCCGGCGCAACGCGCTGGGCGAACTGCACCGGCCGTGGTTCGCGGGCGGAACGGTGCGATTCGTGTCGGCGCAGAACCAGATGCACATGGCCCACGTCACGGGCCGCGCGTTCGAGGACGGTACGCTGAACTACCTGGGGATCGCCGCGGTCACCACCGGGCTGGATTTTCTGGAGGGGATCGGCATCGAGAACGTGAACGCGCACGTCACCCGGCTCGCGGAGCGGATGCTGAACGGGCTGGCATCCATGCGCCACAGCAACGGCGAACCGATGGTGCGGTTCTACGGACCGGCCAGCATGGAGGGGCGCGGCGGCACGCTGGCGTTCAACCTGCTGGATCCGGAGGGCGGGCTGGTGGACTTCCGCGGGGTGGAGCAGTGCGCCAACGACGCGGGGATCTCGCTGCGGACGGGCTTCTTCTGCAACCCCGGCGCGGCCGAGTTCGCGTTCGAGTATGCGGATGAGGACGCGTTCCGCTGCATCAACACGCTCACGGCCGAGACGTTCAACATCCAGGTCTTCAGCGACTGCATGAGCGACCACCCGGTGGGCGCGGTACGCGTGTCGGTGGGGATCGCCAGCAACGAGGCGGATGTGGACCGGTTGATGGAGGTGCTGGGCGCGTTTCGCGACGTGGCTCCCGATCCGTTGGCCGCGCTCCCCGCGCTGGCCACGGCGGACTGA
- a CDS encoding transglutaminaseTgpA domain-containing protein, with translation MTAAQLHRRLTAGMGLAALAAYAAGAGWTADVGIAGAALGAAVVRPPSARWSALIERGTRILIVGLCAWMLYVAFVLSADFMPAVMAMLLLLLGGESLRSLETRNDGRLYLLSFALLVAATAFYPGLPFAAAFVAFIVLATLAMMAGHLRRQAERFHAPDVRVSRRMAGAMAALSAVTLTVAVGLFILFPRLPRTWNVQGRSGDGEVMAGFSDEVRLGQLGGRLSSNPEVALRVEFADSVPANAERMHWRGRSFDHFDGVRWSRTRGLPGPAMPGPAYLARWGGTSRRARIFGGPSGAEVLFGPHPVLAVQARSAIRAFQEPSGDVLYFGSDVPVYTVLYGPEAPPDGRLRAARRPDSRLLNPYLQTPAFTPAMKRLADSLTGPYADRLDKARSVERYFRQNFGYTLDLPRTRDEGTLEGFIFRRRQAHCEYFSTAMVMLMRTAGIPARNVTGFLGGEWNQTGGYLAVTGNDAHSWVEVWFSGLGWVTFDPTPPSRDDLVNRETGEAWAWPLRFWFDGMEHRWYRWVLDYDLDKQLGMARRLGDLFERDRERAFGDDGKRAPFRAPPMLPVAIAIGVAAAAAIWMRRGRSGPRSPEQRVYLALRRVYARMGMDGGGPLDFAERLARAAAPGWRPAGEVVRLYLRARFAGEDIGDAGRTRMRAALAEARAELRAARRDRSGSVTGGPAASSSPPRDREHAGV, from the coding sequence ATGACCGCCGCGCAGCTGCACCGCCGGCTGACGGCGGGAATGGGATTGGCCGCGCTGGCCGCCTACGCCGCCGGCGCGGGGTGGACGGCGGACGTGGGGATCGCCGGCGCCGCGCTGGGTGCCGCCGTCGTGCGCCCGCCCTCCGCGCGGTGGAGCGCGCTGATCGAACGGGGCACGCGCATCCTCATCGTGGGCCTGTGCGCGTGGATGCTGTACGTCGCCTTCGTGCTGAGCGCGGACTTCATGCCCGCGGTCATGGCCATGCTCCTGCTGCTGCTGGGCGGCGAAAGCCTGCGCTCGCTGGAGACCCGGAACGACGGGCGGCTGTACCTGCTCTCCTTTGCGCTCCTGGTCGCGGCGACGGCGTTCTATCCCGGTCTTCCGTTTGCCGCCGCGTTCGTCGCGTTCATCGTGCTCGCGACGCTGGCGATGATGGCGGGCCACCTGCGCCGCCAGGCCGAGCGCTTCCACGCGCCGGACGTGCGGGTCAGCCGGCGGATGGCGGGGGCGATGGCCGCGCTTTCCGCCGTGACGCTGACGGTGGCGGTGGGGCTGTTCATCCTCTTTCCCCGCCTGCCGCGGACGTGGAACGTGCAGGGGCGCAGCGGCGACGGCGAGGTGATGGCCGGCTTTTCGGACGAGGTGCGGCTGGGGCAGCTGGGCGGGCGCCTGTCATCCAACCCCGAAGTGGCGTTGCGGGTGGAGTTTGCGGACAGTGTGCCGGCGAACGCGGAGCGGATGCACTGGCGCGGCCGCTCGTTCGACCACTTTGACGGCGTGCGGTGGTCTCGCACGCGCGGGCTTCCCGGACCCGCCATGCCCGGGCCGGCGTACCTGGCCCGCTGGGGCGGAACGTCGCGCCGGGCGCGCATCTTTGGCGGGCCGTCGGGGGCGGAGGTGCTGTTCGGGCCGCATCCGGTGCTGGCGGTGCAGGCGCGTTCGGCCATCCGCGCCTTTCAGGAGCCGTCAGGGGACGTGCTGTACTTTGGATCGGACGTCCCCGTCTACACCGTCCTCTACGGACCCGAGGCGCCACCGGACGGACGGCTGCGCGCGGCGCGGCGGCCGGATTCGCGGCTGCTGAATCCGTATCTGCAGACCCCTGCCTTTACGCCGGCCATGAAGCGGCTGGCGGACTCGCTGACGGGGCCGTATGCGGACCGGCTGGACAAGGCGCGGTCCGTGGAGCGCTACTTTCGGCAGAACTTCGGCTACACGCTGGACCTGCCGCGCACGCGCGACGAGGGCACGCTGGAGGGATTCATTTTCCGCCGCCGGCAGGCCCACTGCGAGTACTTCAGCACGGCGATGGTGATGCTGATGCGCACGGCGGGGATTCCCGCGCGCAACGTCACCGGCTTTCTGGGCGGCGAGTGGAACCAGACCGGCGGCTACCTGGCCGTGACGGGAAACGATGCGCACTCGTGGGTGGAGGTGTGGTTCAGCGGCCTGGGATGGGTGACGTTCGATCCCACGCCGCCCTCGCGCGACGACCTGGTGAACCGCGAAACGGGCGAGGCGTGGGCGTGGCCGCTGCGCTTCTGGTTCGATGGGATGGAGCACCGCTGGTACCGCTGGGTGCTGGATTACGACCTGGACAAGCAGCTGGGGATGGCGCGCCGCCTGGGCGACCTTTTCGAGCGAGACCGGGAGCGGGCCTTCGGGGATGATGGAAAGCGGGCGCCGTTCCGCGCGCCGCCCATGCTTCCCGTGGCGATCGCGATCGGCGTGGCGGCGGCCGCGGCGATCTGGATGCGGCGCGGCAGATCGGGCCCGCGCTCGCCGGAGCAGCGTGTGTACCTCGCGCTCCGCCGCGTGTACGCGCGGATGGGGATGGACGGCGGCGGGCCGCTGGATTTCGCCGAGCGCCTGGCGCGCGCCGCGGCGCCGGGGTGGCGCCCCGCCGGGGAGGTCGTGCGCCTGTACCTGCGCGCGCGCTTCGCGGGCGAGGACATCGGCGACGCGGGGCGCACGCGGATGCGCGCCGCCCTGGCCGAAGCCCGCGCCGAACTCCGCGCCGCCCGCCGCGACCGGTCGGGTTCGGTGACGGGTGGGCCCGCCGCATCCTCGTCCCCGCCGCGCGATCGCGAGCACGCGGGCGTGTAG
- a CDS encoding DUF58 domain-containing protein, whose product MKTVPLTRTQRIRKRIRRWLRPPRRLRFSRGGWFFTGGSVLLGLAAMGTGNNLLFLLLGGMLGFITLSGVLSEQMVRRLEIRRRVPRATAGEPARITYEIRNGNRRLSAYSIEAGEDGMAGRGWTPVIAPQSTGAARAENVWPARGVVPLETIVVSTSFPFGLFVKERDMDLAGEVVVWPRTDRPVREPRPSGERVRSSGESMSGAAGARGEYRGLRPYRSGDDPRDVHWRTTARVGHPVVREYERDRSRALWLCLDLLSVDDELGEAAVEIAAALAARASRRGESFGLATQDARVRPAGGAAQLERVLDALARAELRADAPRLDPPVPPAECVLVTAGAPGPGWGDVFAAAGGGR is encoded by the coding sequence GTGAAGACCGTTCCGCTCACTCGCACGCAGCGCATCCGCAAGCGCATCCGACGCTGGCTCCGGCCGCCGCGCCGGCTGCGCTTTTCGCGCGGGGGATGGTTCTTTACCGGCGGTTCGGTGCTGCTGGGGCTGGCCGCCATGGGCACCGGCAACAACCTGCTCTTTCTGCTGCTCGGCGGAATGCTGGGCTTCATCACGCTCAGCGGCGTGCTTTCCGAACAGATGGTGCGCCGGCTGGAGATCCGCCGCCGCGTGCCCCGCGCCACCGCCGGCGAGCCCGCGCGCATCACCTACGAGATCCGCAACGGCAACCGCCGCCTCTCCGCCTACTCCATCGAGGCAGGCGAAGACGGCATGGCGGGGCGGGGATGGACGCCCGTCATCGCGCCGCAATCCACCGGCGCGGCGCGGGCGGAAAACGTGTGGCCTGCGCGCGGCGTGGTGCCGCTGGAGACCATCGTCGTATCCACCTCGTTTCCATTCGGCCTGTTCGTCAAGGAACGCGACATGGACCTCGCCGGCGAAGTGGTGGTCTGGCCGCGGACGGACCGCCCCGTGCGCGAACCCCGCCCGTCCGGCGAGCGCGTGCGCAGCAGCGGCGAATCCATGTCCGGCGCGGCCGGCGCGCGCGGCGAGTACCGCGGCCTGCGCCCGTACCGCTCCGGCGACGACCCGCGCGACGTGCACTGGCGCACCACCGCCCGCGTGGGCCACCCGGTCGTGCGCGAGTACGAGCGCGACCGGTCGCGCGCGCTCTGGCTGTGCCTGGACCTGCTTTCGGTGGATGACGAACTGGGCGAGGCCGCGGTGGAGATCGCCGCTGCGCTGGCGGCACGTGCATCCCGGCGGGGAGAGTCGTTCGGATTGGCGACGCAGGATGCGCGGGTGCGGCCGGCCGGCGGCGCGGCGCAGCTGGAGCGGGTGCTGGATGCGCTCGCCCGCGCCGAGCTTCGCGCGGACGCGCCGCGGCTGGACCCGCCCGTCCCCCCCGCGGAGTGCGTGCTGGTGACCGCCGGCGCGCCCGGCCCCGGCTGGGGCGACGTCTTTGCCGCCGCGGGAGGCGGACGATGA
- a CDS encoding AAA family ATPase — translation MLNAVPVDAPDLDLRLLDDLVAQVETVFRGKRETVRLSVAALLARGHLLFEDVPGVGKTTLARALTAALGLDFRRIQFTSDLLPSDVLGVSVYNPRTHEFETRPGPIFTNMVLADEINRAPPRTQSGLLEAMQEGRVTIDERSFDLPRPFLVMATQNPLEQHGTYPLPESQLDRFMMRLSIGYPDADEERTVLLQSSGVHDPIDRIRPVLNPQSVVQMQDRVDSVHADPSIIDYLMAMVQATRTEPRFRAGASTRGAIALLRAARGYALVDGREFLVPDDVRRLAGPVLAHRLLPAGASAATGEAYGEAVMLLDEIIARIPVPV, via the coding sequence ATGCTGAACGCCGTTCCGGTCGACGCACCGGACCTGGACCTTCGCCTGCTCGACGATCTGGTCGCGCAGGTGGAAACCGTATTTCGCGGCAAGCGCGAAACCGTGCGCCTGTCCGTGGCCGCGCTGCTGGCCCGCGGGCACCTGCTGTTCGAGGACGTGCCCGGCGTGGGCAAGACTACGCTGGCGCGCGCGCTTACGGCGGCGCTGGGGCTGGACTTCCGCCGCATCCAGTTCACCAGCGACCTGCTGCCCAGCGACGTGCTCGGCGTGAGCGTCTACAACCCGCGCACGCACGAGTTCGAGACCCGGCCCGGGCCGATCTTTACCAACATGGTGCTGGCGGACGAGATCAACCGCGCGCCGCCGCGCACCCAGAGCGGGCTGCTGGAGGCCATGCAGGAAGGCCGGGTGACCATCGACGAGCGCAGCTTCGATCTGCCGCGCCCGTTTCTGGTGATGGCGACGCAGAACCCGCTGGAGCAGCACGGCACCTATCCGCTTCCGGAAAGCCAGCTTGACCGCTTCATGATGCGGCTTTCCATCGGCTATCCGGACGCGGACGAGGAGCGCACGGTGCTGCTGCAGTCGTCCGGCGTGCACGATCCCATTGACCGCATCCGGCCGGTGCTGAACCCGCAGTCCGTCGTGCAGATGCAGGACCGGGTGGATTCGGTGCACGCCGATCCGTCCATCATCGACTACCTGATGGCGATGGTGCAGGCCACGCGCACGGAGCCGCGGTTCCGCGCGGGAGCCAGCACCCGCGGGGCGATCGCGCTGCTGCGGGCGGCACGGGGGTACGCGCTGGTGGACGGCCGCGAGTTCCTGGTTCCCGATGACGTGCGTCGCCTGGCCGGCCCCGTGCTCGCCCACCGTCTGCTCCCCGCCGGCGCATCTGCCGCCACCGGTGAGGCATATGGCGAGGCGGTGATGCTGCTGGATGAGATCATCGCGCGCATCCCGGTTCCCGTCTGA